One Polaribacter sp. SA4-12 genomic window carries:
- a CDS encoding class I SAM-dependent methyltransferase, whose amino-acid sequence MEKKTKKPWPTKKAMEQIYEMNLWGSNNAEFYSGDGSHQPEIVEPYIDVVTSFLTSFKNPISVCDLGCGDFNIGKELVESTKKYIAVDIVSNLIEHNKETFKADNLEFHCLDIAVDNLPSVDCVLLRQVLQHLSNTEVQNVVEKIINFKYIILTEHLPEGTFTPNKDIISGQGIRLKKQSGIDLLAAPFNLKVIQEKQLLSYPLNKNKGVIVTTLYTIY is encoded by the coding sequence ATGGAAAAAAAAACAAAAAAACCTTGGCCAACTAAAAAGGCAATGGAACAAATTTATGAAATGAATCTTTGGGGAAGCAATAACGCTGAGTTTTATTCAGGAGATGGCTCACATCAACCAGAAATTGTAGAACCATATATTGATGTTGTAACCTCTTTTCTAACATCTTTTAAAAACCCTATTTCTGTGTGCGATTTAGGTTGTGGAGATTTTAACATTGGTAAAGAATTAGTTGAAAGCACTAAGAAATATATTGCTGTAGACATTGTATCAAACTTAATTGAACATAATAAAGAAACGTTTAAAGCTGATAATTTAGAATTCCATTGTTTAGATATTGCTGTTGATAATTTGCCTTCTGTAGATTGTGTTTTATTAAGACAAGTACTGCAACATTTATCAAATACTGAAGTTCAAAATGTAGTAGAAAAAATCATCAACTTTAAATATATAATTCTAACAGAACATTTGCCTGAAGGTACTTTTACACCCAATAAAGATATTATATCAGGACAAGGAATTCGGCTAAAAAAACAAAGCGGAATTGATTTATTAGCAGCGCCATTTAATTTAAAAGTGATTCAAGAAAAACAATTATTATCTTATCCTTTAAATAAAAACAAAGGAGTAATTGTAACAACACTTTATACTATTTACTAA
- a CDS encoding DUF2200 domain-containing protein, translating into MKDTSHHDERIANMKFFSVYPHYVTKIEKKGRSKAELHQVIEWLTGYDENKLNELIENKVTFKTFFENATMNPNVHLIKGVICGYRVEEITNTLTQQTRYLDKLVDELAKGRKMEKILRV; encoded by the coding sequence ATGAAAGATACCAGTCATCATGATGAACGAATTGCAAATATGAAATTCTTTTCTGTATATCCTCATTATGTAACTAAAATTGAAAAGAAGGGTAGAAGTAAAGCTGAATTACATCAAGTAATTGAATGGTTAACTGGTTATGATGAAAACAAATTAAATGAGTTAATTGAAAATAAAGTAACCTTTAAAACCTTTTTTGAAAACGCAACAATGAATCCAAATGTTCATTTGATAAAAGGAGTAATTTGTGGTTATAGAGTTGAAGAAATTACAAACACGTTAACCCAACAAACTCGTTATTTAGATAAGTTGGTTGATGAATTAGCAAAAGGTCGTAAAATGGAAAAAATATTACGAGTTTAA